In the Telopea speciosissima isolate NSW1024214 ecotype Mountain lineage chromosome 6, Tspe_v1, whole genome shotgun sequence genome, CAAGATTTGATAATATTGATAATATAAGTATAAATAGACAACAATAAAAAAGCAACGACACTGTATTGATGTAAATACGATCAAGTTGTTGAACAATTCATATGGCAGTGGTTCATGGGTGCAGGATACCATGACTGACACAGGCTGCTTCTGTGTCGTGGGTAAAGAAACTATTAAAGAAATAAGTGACAAGGTCCAATGACATGAATACTCACCGCTGTTGCATGTTCTTTATTATAGGCAATGACATCAGCTAATGACCTGACTGGGGATTTAAGCAAGTTGGAGAAGTAAGCATTTAGATCACGCTTGATCTCATGCTGAAGAGCTACCAATTCACCACTTTCATAAACATTCATGATTGTTTCCAAGTCAGGTACCACAAGATCATCTAACACATCAGCTCCTTTCTCCCTAACATCAAAACGAACAGGAGATAAAACATAATCAGATAGCATGAATTACACAATGTCAAAAACTTAGGCAGTGGCAGTGGCTGGGTTTTAGTGCCATTATATAACAGTCCTAACACTAAAAATCCAAGGGATGTGAGCCATATGTAGGACAATGAATGACCGCAATGTTTACACCAGTGAGGTTATGAACTGCTGGATCAGGTCTTAGCCCTTAGTAGTAAGAGAATGCTGTTTTGAACGTGAGGTGCAATGCGGACGGAAGATTTGATGCTAATATAAGAAAGACAGAAACCTGAAGGAGCAACAACATGACAAATATATCCTTACCTTATGGTTTTGAgattattttgaaagatatccGGTATTGGGGAATCCTCTGcatatgcattcttgaaatagTACCAAaggtttgctattttttttcctctgagTCCATCAATTCTCAAGAACTGCCTGTATCCATCAGTTGGAATGTATTGGGCAGCATCAAGGGTTATCTGGTCTCGAGGGTCATAACCAACGATTACATCAAGCACATGCACAGCATCAGACACTGTCCTTGCAATGGGACTGCCAAGGGAATTGATAGAAAGAATCAAATAAGCAACATGTACTCTATGTATTTGACTCTCCTCAAACAAATTGATTTAGCACTTCAAATAGCTTCCCATAAGATACAGCAGCTCTAATTTGACAGCTTATTTCATCAAAATCACAAGGTAAAAGGGCAAAAAggaatataaaatttgaatcCAAGCTTACCCAACAGTGTCCTGTCTAAGGCTTAATGGTACAACCCCAGACCTACTAGTAAGACCCACAGTTGGCTTGATGCCCACAACACCATTTAAACTGCAAGGATTGATAATGGAGCTATCAGTTTCTGTACCCAGGGAAACCGTCACCAAGTTTGCTGCTACGCTAACTGCAGATCCTGTGCTTGAACCTCCCGGGTCACCGCCTATTTGATATGGGTTCTGACATCATCGGGATCCAATAAGGAAAGAAAACACAATGTCAGGAATCAAAGCAATGGAAATGATATCCCAATACAAATTAATGCAATAAAAGTTCACCTGCACTAATCCACCTCTCGCACTCCAACCGGACGGGATCTTTGTTAAAGACCTCCCACCCGCCCACTGTGTAAGGCCAGCTTTCCCCAATATGATAGCTCCTGCCCTCCTAAGTCTATCAACAACCCCTGCATCTCGAGGGACGACAGAACCATAGAGTGCCCATGATCCGGATGTCGTCTCCAGTTTATCCTTGGTTGCAATATTGTCCTTAAGCAGCACTGGAATCCCTCGTAGTTTAGCACAATCTGGGACTGGGGGTTCTTCACAATCACAATCTGGGAAGCAGCGGGTTTGTGATCTTCGTAGGCGTTGATCTCCCTCGCTCAGGGCTAGAGCATCAGGGTTCACCTGGATCACAGCATGAATTATAGGGTTCCATTTGTCAATGGCATCTTTGTAGTACTGGACTAGTTGTTTCGATGTGAGGGAATTTTGTTTGAAAGCTGACTGAATCTCTTCAATGGTCGCTTCTTCGAACTTGAACACCATTGAAGAAACTTTCAGGAATGAACAGATTTTAATACCGTACTATTCTTTAGCAGATTCCCTGAATGAGAGAAGATTAgtaaatgttttctttttttgtgccTTATGAGTTATATGAGTCATGACGTGTCCAAAAGAAACTGAGAATAAATCTGAAGCTCCCGATCTAAAATACTTGGTAGAACTATGATAGCATAATAGTCAACCTGTGCAGTGTTCATCACTTGGGCAGTCTTTGA is a window encoding:
- the LOC122665797 gene encoding probable amidase At4g34880 → MVFKFEEATIEEIQSAFKQNSLTSKQLVQYYKDAIDKWNPIIHAVIQVNPDALALSEGDQRLRRSQTRCFPDCDCEEPPVPDCAKLRGIPVLLKDNIATKDKLETTSGSWALYGSVVPRDAGVVDRLRRAGAIILGKAGLTQWAGGRSLTKIPSGWSARGGLVQNPYQIGGDPGGSSTGSAVSVAANLVTVSLGTETDSSIINPCSLNGVVGIKPTVGLTSRSGVVPLSLRQDTVGPIARTVSDAVHVLDVIVGYDPRDQITLDAAQYIPTDGYRQFLRIDGLRGKKIANLWYYFKNAYAEDSPIPDIFQNNLKTISIKSSVRIAPHVQNSILLLLRAKT